A part of Dermacentor variabilis isolate Ectoservices chromosome 10, ASM5094787v1, whole genome shotgun sequence genomic DNA contains:
- the LOC142559976 gene encoding uncharacterized protein LOC142559976 → MTHRHRCQSCYLTQVKIFGASNSSCSLEYGCIPRPAHVRFHQCSSIMTHRHRCQSCYLTQVKIFGASNSSCSLEYGFESLVESLELNPSSADIPAVVAHAVKTENASLLTRLDDLEDRSRRDNLIFYGISDTPSETWAQSEKLVCEFLSHHVKFEVPENMVCRAHRLGSYTANKTRPIIMNFSCSKLKDKILALKSNLKSTGVSVGEDFCRATRQSRKKLLDFAKASGQTYSIRLNKLFLNKKCYVYCSTTDNVCEVNMPRAARSSVRSRQAIEGNGST, encoded by the exons ATGACTCACCGACACCGTTGCCAGTCCTGCTATCTGACGCAAGTCAAGATCTTTGGTGCCAGCAA TTCATCGTGCTCCTTGGAGTATGGCTGTATCCCTCGACCTGCGCATGTGCGGTTTCACCAGTGCTCATCTATAATGACTCACCGACACCGTTGCCAGTCCTGCTATCTGACGCAAGTCAAGATCTTTGGTGCCAGCAA TTCATCGTGCTCCTTGGAGTATGGCT TTGAATCGCTTGTTGAATCACTTGAGCTTAACCCATCGTCAGCTGacatacctgcagttgtagctcaCGCCGTTAAAACTGAAAATGCCTCCCTCCTGACACGTCTCGATGATCTAGAAGATCGCTCCCGCCGGGATAACTTAATATTTTATGGTATTTCTGACACCCCGTCAGAAACATGGGCGCAGTCCGAAAAATTGGTGTGTGAATTTTTATCTCATCATGTTAAGTTTGAGGTCCCCGAGAATATGGTATGTAGAGCCCACCGACTTGGCTCGTATACTGCTAATAAGACTCGCCCGATTATAATGAACTTTTCTTGCTCAAAACTAAAGGATAAAATTCTGGCACTAAAATCTAATCTGAAATCCACCGGGGTATCTGTGGGCGAAGATTTCTGCCGAGCAACGCGCCAGTCTAGGAAAAAGCTGCTAGATTTTGCTAAGGCATCCGGACAGACATACTCAATACGGCTAaataagttatttttgaacaagaAGTGCTACGTTTACTGTTCTACCACTGACAATGTATGCGAAGTCAACATGCCACGTGCAGCACGCTCTTCTGTTCGGTCGCGTCAAGCTATCGAAGGAAATGGTTCGACATAG